ACCTGATTGACTTCCGTACCTGCGTCGATCTTGGCCGGATACCGGACCGTACATGGTGACCGCAATCCGCCTTCGTTGACCGACCCTTTGCGACCACGAAGCCCCGCGTTCCAGCGTGCCTTGTTTGGACCGTTGTCACTGAAATAGATCACGATCGTTTCATCGGCGATGCCCTGTTCGTCCAGGCACTTCAGGACACGTCCGACGTTGTCGTCGATGTTGGCCACCATCGCCAACGCGGCGCGGGTGAAGTCTTTGTTTTCCTGTTTCGCGTTGTTGGGATCCGGATCGCTCGTGATGTCACGGTTTCGATACTGTTGCCAGTATTCGTCCGGCGCCTGCATGGGTGAATGCGGCGTGTTGTACGGCAGATAGACAAAAAACGGCTGATCCCCGCTTTGACGTATGAAGTCGATCGCGTGATTGGTCAAATCATCAACGATGAACCCCTCGCCTTCGACCAAACGCCCGTTGTGTTCCAACATCGGCGAGTGGTAGTTGCCCCAATGTCCGCTGCAAAAACCATAGAAATCATCGAACCCACGAGAATTCGGATGATAGGGTGCCTGCATTCCGTTGTGCCATTTGCCATAGGCGGCGGTTCGATAACCGGCATCGCGAAACAGATCAGCCACGGTGACTTCATCCGTATTCATTCGCTCGCCACCGGACGAAGTACTGGTCACTCCCATGCGTGTGTGATAGCGACCGGTCAGAAACTCGGCTCGTGTCGGTGAACAGACGGCACACACATAGAAGTGCTGAAGCCGCGCCCCGTCACGTGCCAGTGAATCGATGTTGGGCGTTTGAAAGTTGGGATTTCCGGTCCAGCTAAGGTCACCGAACCCCTGATCGTCGGCCAGGATCACGACCACGTTGGGACGATCGTCGGCCGGCAAATTGCCAACGCCTTTGACCAAAACAAAAAGCACCAACGTTGCGAAGCGATGAATTTTCAGCATGCTTGGATTCCTATCAATCGATCGTGCGAGCGACGCACACAGCGGGCCGCACACTGTGCAGGGTGGGCCGATGGTTTTCAATGCAAGGGAAAAAGAAAACGCCGTCAAATACCGGCGTCGGTCATCCAGCGATCAAGCGTCGCCAAGTCATCGCGTATCGCATCGATATGTTTGGGGACCAATGCCGGATCGGCATGGTCCAAGTATTCTTCGTGCAATGAAATCGGTCCGCTGAAATCGGAATCGGCCAGCATCTTGAAGAACGCGGGATCGACCATGCCCTGCCCCAACGGAACATTGATCACTTTCGTGCCGTCCCAATCAAAGTCTTTGACATACACCGTATCGATGTGGGGCCGAATCAGTTGGAACGTCAACGGCCAACTGGTTCCACCTTCCACAGTGGCGTGACGAATGTCGTAGGCGACGGCCAAGTCTTTCGGATCGATGCCGTTCAAGATGTACCGTAGATCCCACAACGGTGCGCCCATCGTGTTGCGTCCGGCATGGTTCTGGTACAGACCACAAATCCCCAGCCGCTCATTCAATTCCGCCAAGTCAATCAGTTTCTGTTTCCACTGGTCCAACTGTGGCACGATCGGCTTGGACAAATCGTATTTGAAGTAACCCAGTCGATAGCGACGCACACCCAGGTCGGCGGCGACTTTCAACAGTTCACGATTGGTGGCGTCATCGGCGTTGTTGATGGCCGACGTCAGCACGGTGATTTCCAAATCACGTTTCTGTAGTGCTTTCACCAGCTTGGGCAGCTTCTGGGCAGCGTCCTTCGGTTCGACATGACCGCGTGGTCGGACCGGTGCTTCCAATCCATCGAACCCCAGATCGGCGACGCGAGCCGCCAAGTCGTCAAACGAAAGCGATGTCAGCGGCTTGGTGAATACACACAGGGGAATCGATCGCTTGGCGGGCCGGTCGGGCGATTGTGCCGACGCACGGTGGGGCTTGGGCATTGCCGCCGCCAACGTCATCGCGGCGGAGGAAACCAAAAAAGTGCGGCGTTGCGCTTTCATGATGATCCGATCAAAGAATCCAGCCGATCGACGCGCACAGCGTCTGCCGACGACGGCGGGAAATTTGGCTGAAAGGGAGGTGGGGGAAGGATGCACAGGCGGATTGGCCCGAATACGCCATCCACGATACTGAACGCCCCCAGCATAAACGCGCGGACGTTCCGGTGGGGATTGGGAGTGCAATCGGGTCAATCTGCGCCGCCACAGACGACACGAACGATCGCCCGCCGAACATCGATGCAGGCCGCGGCAACGAATGTCACCTGGCGGCCAAAAGAAGGGCCCACGACGTCTTAGCGCGGCTGGTCAGACGTCGAATCCGACACCATCGCTTCAAAACGTTTGCCCGCGACCGCACGATAGCGTGATCGAACCGAATGATCGGGGACCAGACAAATCGCTTCGCCCGTGAATCGCTTCTGCATCTGAGCATCGGTCCAGCTGACCAAGCCAATCGCCGGATCTCCGATCAGCCACAAACCATCGTCGGTTCGCCCCAACACGGTGATGGCATGACGCTCCTGTGACGCCCCGAACCATCGGCTTAGCGAACCGTCGGAATCTTCCACCCCAAGTCGCACGATCGCCACGTTGGGAACCTGGCCTCGATGAATCCACTGTCGCGAGTCGGGGGATGCCGGCTGAGGCTTCAGCCCTGCGTGGGCACTGGCCAATGTCAGACCACGGTACAAACCCAGCGGTTCGGTTCCCCAGCGGCTGGTGAAACAGGTCGCCATCAAGTCCTTTTCGCTGGACCGAATGTCATGTTCGGACAGCAACGTCGCAGCCGAAGCCGGACCACAAGTCGATGGATGCGATTGCAGACAAACACCGCGTCGCCACCCGATCCAGTCTTCGTCCAGCACCGTCGCCGGCGCGATCCAGGGGCGGGCAAAGGGGCCGACCCAAAAACAGCCCGCCAGGATCCACAACAACCCGACCGTCGCCGGACGATGCCAGCGATGCAGCCCTGGTGTGGCCGTCGCCAACCCCGCGGTGAAGCACAGAATCGCAGGCATCCAGTTGGCCCAAAAAATTGCCTCGGCACTGGGCAGAATCACCGCCCACAGCAAACGGCCGCTCAAAACCCAAGCCGCAACGAGTGCCAGCACCACCACCATCGAAAACAGCAGGGGCGAAACCTGATTCTGGCGTCCCAGACGCCGTCCGGCCGCCCAGCCGCCTAGACCGAGACCGGCTGCCGCAAATAGGGCGGCTATCGTCTCCAAGGTCATGACACGGCTCCTCCAACAGGTGGTAACTACACTCCGTCTTCTTTGTGAATTTTTCGCAAAGATTTAGGCCATTCTACGTGAATAATGATCGGAATTCCATCCAAGTTTAGCTCACGAGAAATGCAGTGCCGGAGATGAAATCCGACTGTTTCTGTGACCTAAAGTCTCAAAAATGGACAATGGAGGAAGAATACCGACCATTAATTCGCCAGTCCACGTCATTTGAGCCTCTAAACCGCTCGCAATCGTGGATGCGACCTTCTTGACGCTTGCCGACGCAAATCACGCGCCTGGCATGAAATTTTTTTGAAGAAACGTCCCGGGCCGCTGGGCCCCCAGTCCTCCCAGACTCTCTATACCTCACAAAACGGAGGCGAGACTGGGGTCCGGATCTGACAAGTCGGATGGCCGCCGCGAAGCAAAGCAGTGCTTGCCAGCCGGGTCAGCATTCCCGGCCGGGCTCGAATGCCGATTTGCGAGACGGCGCGGCGTGAAAAATGCGGCAGAGCGCCGGCAAAGCCGCTTGGTAAACGCGGCGAAAGAATTGCCTTGAAATCAGGCGGCTGCATTGGGCTCGGCCCGACTGCTTCGGACCGAGCGGGTTCTGGTCAATTCAGATCTGGACTAATTTGCGTGACCCAAATGAGGCGATGATTCAGTCCAGCGGCAACAGCTTGATGTTCTTGAACCGGACCACCATCGCGGGGCCACGGTGCAGCTGCAGGGCGATCACACCCGACTTGGCGGCTTTGTCGGACTGATGGTCGATCGTCTCGCTGACCTTCGCACCATTGATGTAGTGGATCAAATGATTTCCGTCGGCGACCACGCGGAACTCGTTCCATTTTCCGGGATGGATCCCGGCGGCTAATGCTTGGGAATCTGCAAACGTCTCCGGCGTCTTCTTGCCGTCTGCACCGATGGTCACCTTGGTCCCGCGCAAGGTCAGGATGCCGCGTGCTTTTTCCTCGTACAGGATGCCGGCGAACTTGTTGGCAAAATCGATGTCGGCCTGGTAACCCGAAACGACGAACTTGTCTTGGTCGATCACGCGGCTGCGATACTGGATCCCTGAATTGCCGCTTTCGATCTTGAACATCAGGACCAATTGGAAATTCGAAGGCTGTCCGTCTTTCCAGACCAAGAACGTGTTGCCGTCGATCGGATCGTCTTCACTGGTGCGTCCCACGATCGCACCGTCTTCGACCGACCAAAGATCATCGCGGCCTTCCCAGCCGTCCAAGTCTTTGCCATTGAACAGAATCACCGGCTGAGTGATCGTTTGGTCATCAGCACCCGCGGCAACATCGTCCGCATCGACGGATGCCGAGAGTCCAATCAAGGTGCAAACACAGAACAGAGCGCAGCGACGCAGGAGGGCCAACATATTGATCAGTCCACAAGATGGGGAGAGAAATTCGTGGGGCGGGAAGACAACGAACTGACGTCGAACCGATGCAAATGCGACGGTGTCGAATTCATTTCGCCCCCACAGCTTAGCTGAAACGGTGGCACGATCGGCGCCGGTTCCGTTGCTTTGGCCGGTGTCAACAATCTCGGCCAGGTTCGCACCAAAGTCGGGAAACCTAGCGGGGCCCGATTCCATCGGTCGTGGCCCAGAACCCGCCGCGGGCGTGATCGAACAGCGGTTTTTGTCCACGGTGATTCACGTCGAAGCCGTCACGCCGGCTCCAAACACGGTGCCCCGCGACGAAGGTTGCGATCGGCCAACCGGTCGTCGTTACGCCATGCCAGGGACTCCACCGCGACTTGGTGTGCTGGTGCTGATCCAGAATGGTTTGGGACAGTGCCATGTCCACCAAGACCAGGTCCGCATCGTAACCGTTTTCGATTCGACCTTTCCCCGTAATGCCCCAAACCCGTGCCGGTGCGTCGCACATCCAGGAAGCGACGTCGGTCAAACGACAGCGGTCTTGGCTGACTTGGTTCAACATCAACGCCAAACTGTTTTCGACGGCGGGCAAGCCGCTGGGTGATTTCGGATAGGCGACCGATTTTTCATCCAACGTGTGCGGCGCGTGATCGGTGGCGATGACTTGGACATCACCATCCAACAATGCTTTCCACAACCCGTCATTGTCGGCGGCCGTTTTGATCGACGGATTCATTTGAATCCGTGTTCCCAGTCGCTGGTAATCGTCGACGTTGAAAAACAAATGATGCGGGCAGACTTCCGCAGTGATCCACGGTTGTTGACCGCGAATCAGTGGTACTTCCGCCGCAGTCGATACGTGCAGAACGTGAAAGCGATGCTGATGACGAACCGACAAGTCGATCGAACGTCGCGTGGCGATCAACGCGGCCGATTCATCACGAATCCGTGAATGGTCGCGGACATCCGTCGTGTCGGCGTACTTGGCACGGTTGGCATTGACCGTCGATTCGTCTTCGCAGTGCGCACAAATCGGCAGATCGGTTTCGGCGAAAATCCGTTCCAGTGCCTCCTGTTGATCGACCAACAGATTGCCCGTGCTGCTGCCGATGAAAATCTTGATGCCGGGAAAGTTGGCGTCCGACGCGGCTTTCAGTTCATCAACATTGTCCGGCGTGGCACCGATGTAAAAGCCGTAATTGACCAGCGACTTTTCGGCTGCCAACGCTTCTTTGGCTCGGATGCCGTCACAGGTCACCGCGGGCGGCACCGTGTTGGGCATTTCCAGGAATGTCGTCACACCGCCCGCCGCGCAAGCGCGCGACGCGGTCGCCAAGTCTTCCTTATGGGTCAGCCCGGGGTCGCGAAAATGGACTTGGTCATCCACAACACCGGGCATCAGATGCAGCCCCTTGGCGTCGACGATTTCATCGGCCGCGGCATCCGGTGACGCATCGGTATCGGCGATGCGGCCGTCGCGAACCAACACGTTGCAAGTTCGAACGCCGTCCGGAAAGACGACTTGAGATCCGCGAATCAGCAGGCTGGACATGGCGATCAAGAAAAATCAGCGTGAAAGGGGCAAGCGGTTGCGGGGCTTCGACTGACCGCGCAGCTTATCGCCCCGCGCCGGATCGGCCAACGCCGCGGCGGAACGCCTCGAAGGCTTCACGAAACGCTGCCGGGGGCCGCGAACGTTCACCGGAATCACGCAACCCGCGATCGATCACGCCGTCCTGGCGACCACCGGAACGCACGGTATCGGATTGTCGAAGCCCCAGGCTGCGAAGCGCATCTTCGAACTCATCAAGCTGGCCCGGCTGTCCGGCCTGATCGGCCATGTCGCGCATCTGTGACCAGCGCTGGCGGAAACGTTCCAGGTCGTCGGCGGTCCAATTCAACTGTTGCAGTAGTTCCTTGTCCGGCTGGTCCTTGGTCCTTTCCAGATAGTCCAACACGAGATCCGTCGCCTGTTTGGCATAGTCCAGATCGACCGGATCCGGTGGCGTGGCCGGGGGCGATGCCGTGTCCGATGTCGCACTGGTTGCCGAATCTCGACCAGAACTTGACGACGCGGTCCCCTGCGTCCCGGCTTCATCGTTGGCGGCCGACGATTCGCTGGCACCGCCGGGGCTGGGCGATCCGGCCGCATCGGTTGGGGATCCCGGATCGCCCGGCATCGACGGTTCGCCGGCATCGTCTTGTCCGGCCGGGTTTGAATCCGTTGGATGGTTCTCCGGTGACGTGGATTCTGCTGTACCTGCATCCTGGGGTGCAGATGTTCCGTCGGTGCCGGCATCAGGTGCGTCGCCCGTCTCATCGCCGGAAGTTTCACTGGCGGCGTCGCCGGTGGATTCGTCGCCGGCGGTTGGCCCCTGCGATCCCGATGGCGGATCATTTGGGGGTTTTCCCGAGTCGGCGGTTCCCGTTTGTGGCGACTCTTGATCGGACGAGGACTCGGCGATCGATTCATCGCCCGGTTCGTTTGACGGTGAGACACCGGAGGATTCCTCGGTTGCGTCGCGAGTGGTGGTCGATTCTTCGTTCTGCTGATTCGAACCACCCGCCCCCTGGTTCGGCGACGACGGATCGTTTTGGTCGGATTGCGATTGGTTGCCGGAACCACCCGAGTCCTGGTTTTGCTTCAAGAATTCTTGAATCCGCTCGAACGCATCGCCGTCGTGACTGGGCGGCGTGTCCGGTGTTGCGTCCGGATCCGGTTGTCCGCCGGAGCGTTGCCCTTCCGAATTCGCCAAACGACCGTCGCCACCCGAATCCTCCGGTGCATTCGATGGTTCGCCGGTGTCACCATCGCTGCCGGATGTCGCCGCTTCATCGACACTGGACGAATCCCCCGGTGCTTCATCACGATCCGTCCCCTGCCCCGTTCCGGCCTGGGGATTTTGATCCGCGTTCTGGTCGCCGCCGGATCCCCCTTGCTCTGCGCCGGCTTGACCGGACTCGGGATCCGCCGCACCACCGCCCTTTCCTGCGGTCGATTCGCCGGGGTCGGATTCGCCGGGGTCGGATTCGCTCGTCCCATCGCTGTCGTCGCCCGCGTTGTCGGAACGATTTCCGCCGGAACTGTCACCGCCGGAACGGGCATCGCCCGAATCGCCTTCGCCGGAATCTTGCGCTGACGAATCTTCGCCGCCGTCACTGGAGCCATCCTGGGGTTCTCCGTCGCCGTTTGGGTCGGATGGGGCATCTTCGCCCGCATCGGAATCGCCCCCACCATTGGCCCCGGTGGAACCTTGCCCCTCTTGGTCTCCAGCACCCTGTCCATCACCGCCTTCGTTTGCGCCATCACTGTCGCCATCGCCTTCGGTATCATCCGATGATTCGTCGCCGCCGGACGATGCGTCGCTTTGGGCCGATGATGACTGGTCACTTGATGGTTCCGGACGAGACATACCATCATCGCCCGCCGGTGTGTTGTCCGACCGCGGCTCCGGTTCAACCCAGCGCAACTCCACGGGATCAGTGACATTTTCGTTGGGGCGGATTTGATCGTCGGTAACGCTGTACCGATTGTCGGTAGCGATCGCGCGAATCCGAACGACATCGCCAGCATTCAAACGCATCCGATCGGCGCGGACGGCGAATTCTGCGATTTGGTTGCCGGTCTTCCCCGCCATCGACGGATGCATCAAGTCGGACGTTGGTGGAGCTTGCCACAGCATGCGTGGTGGAACCGGCCGACCGTTGACGTCGATCAGCAACCGCACTTGGTTCAATCCAAAGTCGGGATCACTTGCGTGGACTTCAATCACCTGCTGGGCATCCAGCGGGATTTCTTTGGGACTTTGCGTCGGCACGACGATGGTGACATCCGGCTTCAAGTCCGCGACGCATTCGATCGGGTACACAATCGGATCGGGATTCGATTGATCGTCCTGATCCCAAATGCGGACACGGTAGGACGTGGGATTCGTGTCGGTATCGGATCGGCGAAGCACAAATTCGGTTTCCCAGGTCCCATCGTCTTCCGCCGAACCCGCGGGCTTCATCGCAAACGATCGACCGGTCGCAACCACGCGATCACCGACCGAGGCGGGGTTGGTTTGCACGACGGCTTTGCGCAGCGGTCGATTGCCCCGCACACGAATGCGAACCTTGGTCCCATCGACGGCGCGAATCGGTCCCGATGACTGTCGCCAAGATTCAATCCCGGTGTATTCCGGAGGCGTCAGTTCAATCGATTCCAAGCTGACCACCGGCACATCGCGTGGCGTCAAACGGTAAGCACGCGTGGACGCGTCCCCGGCGTCGATGCGATAGTCGGCATGCTGGCTTCGTCCGGGCGGCAAAACGACGACGGTTTCGAAACGCTGGCTTCCCGATTCGGCCGGTTCCTCCGACAGTCGCATGGGCAAGGATTGCCGCGAATCGCCCTGGTGGATGTGACACACAACCGTGTCGTCATCGCGAAGCCCGGATAGATCAACACGGATGGCGACCGGGCGTCCCACCATGACGGTCTCATCGGCGGGGAAAACTTGACCGATGCGAACACGTGTCGGACGTTGAATGTCGGACCACGGCAGCAACAGACGTTGGGTGGATTGCCAACTGCTTTTTGGACTGGCCGCCCAGTACACCAACACGGCAAGCACGGCAGCCAACGCGAGCAACCAAAAACGCAACAGCCCGGTCACTTCGCTGGGCAACGCATCGACTTTCTGCAGCACCGTTGCCGATCGGACGGCCAAACCGCGAATGACCGATGCGCGGATTCCTTTGGCATCTCCCTCGCGACGCAAGGTGATGTAACTGGTCAGGGCTTGGCGTAGCTGGGGGTGATCTCGCTCGATCGCCGCGGCGGCATAGGCCGGATCGATCTGTTGAGACCACAGCGGAAATCCGCGCCGGTACAACCAGAACGCCGTTCCGGCGATCCCGAGGATCCAGAAGAACAACCGCCCGGCCACCCCGGTATCGGCCACCCAATGGTCGACCACCAGCCAAGTCAGCCAGACCCCGACGCCCCACAGAACGACAGCCAGAACACAGCGGGTCGCGTCGGTCCGCCACAGCGCCGCGCGAACATCACCGATCCAGCGGTCGACAATCTCCGATGCAGGCATCCCGCCGGTGCCGGCGGACGAACCGAGTGCATTGGATGGGGTACGTGTCATGCGTGACGGCAAGAAAAGGGAATGGCTGATATTCGGGTGTCGCGAAGGTGGCTGTGATCCAACAACACCGGTACCAAGCCCGACGGCTCGACCACCGCGTTTCGCATCACCGCAGATCGTCCCCAAAGGTGGGGAACTTCTTGACTTTATTCTAGCTTGCCGTCATCACCCGCCCGGTACCCCCGTTTCGGTTAGAACTTGGAAACTCACAGCTGGGGGGACAGCAGAAACCGAATTCCCGGGTAAACTAGTGCCGTGATGGGAGGGCAAGAGCCACATGACTGGGTGCCCCCGATCCAAACCCGTCAACTTTTCTAGTCGATCGATCGCTTTATGAGATACGCATTCAGGCTGGCCGAACTGCTCGGACACACTCCGGACCGCCGTAAACGCCCCGGAACGATCAAATCCATCGTTGAACACACCGGGCTGGACCGACACCAGGTCGCTTCGCTGTTGAAGAACGAAGCGAAATACATCCCGCTGGAAGCACTTTCGCGTCTGTGCGATTACCTGATCGATCACGGCTATGCCACCGCCGAACAACTGCCGGGCGCCCTTTTCGCCGTCAACGCGGAAAACTTTTGGGAATTGCTGGCCCGTCGCGGCGAAATCGAAATCGTCGTCGGTGTGCGTCAGGCGGACGGCAACGATTCGCCCGAAGGTGCGATGGTCGTCGCCAGTGACAGCGTTCTGGTCGGCGAACTGCTCAACGGCGTCAGCACCCTGGGCGGCAGTGCCAAGCATCAAGCGGGGGCCGAAGGCAACGCCGAAACCGAAAAAGAAGTCTTGATGCCCGATCGCCTGCAACAAACGCTGGTTTGGAGCCCCGGTCAGGTGTCGCTGGAAGACGCCCGTGCCCGTGCGACCGAGGTCTTCGAAAGCTTCGTTAATGCCCAGGGCGACCGCGGATTGGTCTGTATCGGTAGCGTGAAATCCAATCCGGTCGTCGAATTGATGATGAGCGACCTGTTCGGGTGCACCCCGTTTGTTACCGAAGACGACATCGACGATGCGTCGGCACGAAGTTGCCCGTTTTACCTACGCTACCGCGACAGCGACCCCAAACCCGATGGGGCCAGTGCGGGAACCCGGCTAAGCAAGAACGAAGACGCCCCGGAACCCGGGTTCTACTTCGAAAAAGACGACGGGTCCTGGGAATACGCCGGCGGCAAAGACCAAGATACGGCGCTGGTGTTTTACGTCTTTCGCGAAGCCTTGGGCCGACTGGACATGGTGCTGAGCGGGTTTTCCGGTCGGGCCACCCGCTTGCTGGCCAAAACGCTGGCGATCCGCGGTGAAGAATTTTGGCCGCCCGTGTATCACCGCGGCGGGACTCAAATCGGCGCCTATTTGGTGACCTACGAAAACACTGACGGCAAACCCAGCCGCGACGATCTGCTGTACAACCCCGGCGGTGCGGCAACCATTCTGCCGCTGCCGACCGAAGCGATCGCTCGACGTCTGGCGCGACGCTAGACGCGGTCAGTTTCAGGCCCCGTCGCGAACACCGACGCGACGGCCGACTTCTAAGGTGCCAATTGCCAGGATTCGTCGAAGAATCCTTCGGCGGCAATGGGTGCGGGCAAAATGGAATCGTCAAACCCGGGTCGAATTTCGCCGATCGCCCAATCGGGCAACATCGCAATCTGCCGTGAATTGCTGTTGTTGGAAAACGTTCGGAACGTCAGCCCGCTGTTGACGACCACATAGCGATCCGGATTCAACGGGTTGGGATAGCAAAGAATCGCGACGTGATTCGACGCGTCGAACGTCCTATCGCCCACCGAAATTCGATCGCGGTTCCATCCGATCGGCAATCGTCCGCTGATTTTCCGCAGCACCGTGTTGCTGCCGTAATCACCGAAGCAGATCAGATTGCAATCGCGAATCATGTCATCGGTGACGTCGGTGTCTTGCACCACCGGCATTTCGCCACGCATGATTTCCCGCCATCGGCGCTGCGCCGTCCGGATTTCACGATCGATCCATCGCTGGACCGGCCCGTGTTTGGCCGGCCGACTGGGCAAAACCATCACGAATTTTTCAGTCAGCGCGTCGTCGATCGGCCCCTGCAGCCCCGGACTTTTGCGAAGCACACCAGGGTTCGGCTGCCCCTGTTTCCATTGGCCACCGGTACGCCACAGCGACGCTTGGAACCCCGGTTCGGACGACTCATCGACCAGGGGCATAACGCGATCGTCGACTTCCGCGATCAACACCTGCATCGGTCGGCCGACGACGGAACGAATCTGCGCCCACGAATCGGCATCCCAGTCGATCTGCATCGCCGTCACGCCGTCCGTGTTGATGACCAACCGCGGAACGTCCACGTCTTCGGTTCGCCAGTCGGTACGAACCACCGATTTGTCCCAGTGTTTTTGCAAACCAGTCACTGTCAGGAATCCGGCTCGGTTGTACCGCAGGGTATAGGTCGTCCAATCCAGTTTGGCCGGCGGCAGCCCCGATTCGGTCTGCTTGGTCGGATCGGCCCATTTGGCCAACTGTGATTCGATCTGCTGCATCGATGCTGGATCGATTTTGTGCCCCATGCCGGCACCGATGACATAGGGCCACTGAAAGCCCATCGCTTTGCATGCCTGGGCGACGCGATCGGCCGCCTGTTTCTGCTTGTCCACTTCACCGCTGTACGCGATCACATGAGTGTTGCGAAGGTTGCCGGCCCAGGGCAGCACGTCGTACCAATTCAGCAACTGACGACGCGCCGGGGTCAATTCGAAAGGCGGCTGATCCCCCCAACCTTGATAGACCAGTGTGTCGACGAACCCGGCGCCGGGGCTGGCGGCAAACCACCGCGTCGAATCGTGAACGGCGAAGTGCCAGCAACCGGCACCGCCCATCGAGAATCCGCGAATTGCGATTCGATCCGTATCGATGTGGACCAAACGCTCGGCCGCCTCGATCGCTTCGTAAACGTCGGTTTCACCGGCAAACTTGAACGCATTGCAGTGGCGGCCAAAAGGATGCAACACGAATGCATCACGCGGCAATGCCTGCCCCGGTTTGTCCATCCGTTCAATCAGAAACGGTATCTCCGTTTTTGTGTCGCCGCGTCCATGCAACCAAACGTCCATCCGATGCCCGTCTTGCTGCGAATCCGCTGCATCGAGAAAACCCGCCGGCACGACGATGCCAAAGGGTTGAACGGTTCCGTCGATCCGGCTGACAAATCCACCGACCAGCGGCTGCGGCTGTTCGCTGCGGGACGGT
The Crateriforma spongiae DNA segment above includes these coding regions:
- a CDS encoding sulfatase-like hydrolase/transferase; its protein translation is MLKIHRFATLVLFVLVKGVGNLPADDRPNVVVILADDQGFGDLSWTGNPNFQTPNIDSLARDGARLQHFYVCAVCSPTRAEFLTGRYHTRMGVTSTSSGGERMNTDEVTVADLFRDAGYRTAAYGKWHNGMQAPYHPNSRGFDDFYGFCSGHWGNYHSPMLEHNGRLVEGEGFIVDDLTNHAIDFIRQSGDQPFFVYLPYNTPHSPMQAPDEYWQQYRNRDITSDPDPNNAKQENKDFTRAALAMVANIDDNVGRVLKCLDEQGIADETIVIYFSDNGPNKARWNAGLRGRKGSVNEGGLRSPCTVRYPAKIDAGTEVNQVMGAIDLMPTLMQLAGISEQDRQRFAANHDGMNAHKIDGVSQVAVLTGDSPQSSDDRLLFSWWKNKASVRSSQYRYHSTGQLFDIQSDPVEDVDLAQQLPQVASELSDALRRATESTLASNAIDPESRPFIIGHPDMALTQLPARDANSTGDIQRSNRFPNCTFFGNWTSTDETIDWDVHVAEAGRYKVMIKYACPASSVGTRLKLTARGASVSAVVQKPNDVPLIGADEDLFPRQEGYVKRWADLPVGEIDLQAGPQKLSLHATEIPGDQAIEFRLMMLERLSP
- a CDS encoding sugar phosphate isomerase/epimerase family protein, with the translated sequence MKAQRRTFLVSSAAMTLAAAMPKPHRASAQSPDRPAKRSIPLCVFTKPLTSLSFDDLAARVADLGFDGLEAPVRPRGHVEPKDAAQKLPKLVKALQKRDLEITVLTSAINNADDATNRELLKVAADLGVRRYRLGYFKYDLSKPIVPQLDQWKQKLIDLAELNERLGICGLYQNHAGRNTMGAPLWDLRYILNGIDPKDLAVAYDIRHATVEGGTSWPLTFQLIRPHIDTVYVKDFDWDGTKVINVPLGQGMVDPAFFKMLADSDFSGPISLHEEYLDHADPALVPKHIDAIRDDLATLDRWMTDAGI
- a CDS encoding cysteine peptidase family C39 domain-containing protein, with the translated sequence MTLETIAALFAAAGLGLGGWAAGRRLGRQNQVSPLLFSMVVVLALVAAWVLSGRLLWAVILPSAEAIFWANWMPAILCFTAGLATATPGLHRWHRPATVGLLWILAGCFWVGPFARPWIAPATVLDEDWIGWRRGVCLQSHPSTCGPASAATLLSEHDIRSSEKDLMATCFTSRWGTEPLGLYRGLTLASAHAGLKPQPASPDSRQWIHRGQVPNVAIVRLGVEDSDGSLSRWFGASQERHAITVLGRTDDGLWLIGDPAIGLVSWTDAQMQKRFTGEAICLVPDHSVRSRYRAVAGKRFEAMVSDSTSDQPR
- a CDS encoding 3-keto-disaccharide hydrolase, with amino-acid sequence MESGPARFPDFGANLAEIVDTGQSNGTGADRATVSAKLWGRNEFDTVAFASVRRQFVVFPPHEFLSPSCGLINMLALLRRCALFCVCTLIGLSASVDADDVAAGADDQTITQPVILFNGKDLDGWEGRDDLWSVEDGAIVGRTSEDDPIDGNTFLVWKDGQPSNFQLVLMFKIESGNSGIQYRSRVIDQDKFVVSGYQADIDFANKFAGILYEEKARGILTLRGTKVTIGADGKKTPETFADSQALAAGIHPGKWNEFRVVADGNHLIHYINGAKVSETIDHQSDKAAKSGVIALQLHRGPAMVVRFKNIKLLPLD
- a CDS encoding dihydroorotase, with the translated sequence MSSLLIRGSQVVFPDGVRTCNVLVRDGRIADTDASPDAAADEIVDAKGLHLMPGVVDDQVHFRDPGLTHKEDLATASRACAAGGVTTFLEMPNTVPPAVTCDGIRAKEALAAEKSLVNYGFYIGATPDNVDELKAASDANFPGIKIFIGSSTGNLLVDQQEALERIFAETDLPICAHCEDESTVNANRAKYADTTDVRDHSRIRDESAALIATRRSIDLSVRHQHRFHVLHVSTAAEVPLIRGQQPWITAEVCPHHLFFNVDDYQRLGTRIQMNPSIKTAADNDGLWKALLDGDVQVIATDHAPHTLDEKSVAYPKSPSGLPAVENSLALMLNQVSQDRCRLTDVASWMCDAPARVWGITGKGRIENGYDADLVLVDMALSQTILDQHQHTKSRWSPWHGVTTTGWPIATFVAGHRVWSRRDGFDVNHRGQKPLFDHARGGFWATTDGIGPR
- a CDS encoding helix-turn-helix domain-containing protein, which translates into the protein MRYAFRLAELLGHTPDRRKRPGTIKSIVEHTGLDRHQVASLLKNEAKYIPLEALSRLCDYLIDHGYATAEQLPGALFAVNAENFWELLARRGEIEIVVGVRQADGNDSPEGAMVVASDSVLVGELLNGVSTLGGSAKHQAGAEGNAETEKEVLMPDRLQQTLVWSPGQVSLEDARARATEVFESFVNAQGDRGLVCIGSVKSNPVVELMMSDLFGCTPFVTEDDIDDASARSCPFYLRYRDSDPKPDGASAGTRLSKNEDAPEPGFYFEKDDGSWEYAGGKDQDTALVFYVFREALGRLDMVLSGFSGRATRLLAKTLAIRGEEFWPPVYHRGGTQIGAYLVTYENTDGKPSRDDLLYNPGGAATILPLPTEAIARRLARR